Genomic segment of Leifsonia sp. Root1293:
CAACCTCGAGGGCGAGGCGACGGCCACCTACCTGTCGCGCCTGCTCACGACGCTCGAGATCCGCGTCACGCGTCTGGCCTCCGGACTGCCCGTGGGCGGCGACCTCGAGTACGCAGACGAGGTCACGCTCGGCCGTGCGTTCGAGGGCCGGCGCTCCGTCAGCTGACCGACCTACCGCAGGATCTCCACCAGCGCGATCCAGGACAGCAGCACCGCCGACAGGATGGCGAGGATGCTGCCGATGGCCACGCCGTAGTAGCCGTCGGCCTCCCCGATGATCAGAAGCACCGAGCCCGCGGCGAAGGCGACGAGTGGTGCGATCCCGGCCGCATTCTTGAGGAGCGGGCTGCCGTTGGCGCGGTCCTCACGCACGATCGTCCGCGCCGCCGCGAACTCCAACCATGCTGCGACGACGGTTCCCACCAGGATCTCCACGCCGAGCGCCCAGAGCGGTTGACGGGGGATCAGGGCGAGGCACGATGCCGTCACACCGAGCAGGAGCGCTCCGATGAAGGCGGCCGCCCGCGCCGGGATGGTGGCGGTCTGCAGGATCTCGCGGATGTTCACGGACATCGCCACGATGATGAGTCCGGCCAGCGCCGCTCCGGCTCCTGCGATCGCCAGGTTGAACTCGGTCCAGCCCTCGAGCATGGTGTCCATGGGCCGCACTCTACCGCTGGAGCCCCGCTGCGTCGTCACATAGCGCAGCCGGCATATGGGCCCCGATTATGATGGGGGTTCGCCGTTCCCACCCCAGGAGATGTTCGTGAGCTTGATCGTGCAGAAGTTCGGCGGTTCCTCCGTGGCCGATGCCGAGAGCATCAAACGTGTCGCCAAGCGCATCGTCGAAGCCCACCGGGCCGGCAACGAGATCGTCGTCGCCGTCTCCGCCATGGGCGACACCACCGATGACCTGCTCGACCTCGCGCACGAGGTCACCCCGATGCCTGCCCCGCGCGAGCTCGACATGCTCCTCACAGCCGGCGAGCGCATCTCGATGGCGCTGCTGGCCATGTCCATACGCAGCCTCGGCTACGACGCCCGGTCATTCACCGGCAGTCAGGCCGGCATGATCACGGATGCGCAGCACGGCGCGGCGCGCATCGTCGACGTCACCCCGGGCCGCCTCCGCGAGGCACTCGACGAGGGCGCCATCGCCATCGTCGCCGGTTTCCAGGGCTTCAGCCGGGAGTCGCGCGACATCACCACGCTCGGCCGCGGCGGATCCGACACCACCGCCGTCGCCCTCGCCGCGGCGCTCGGCGCCGACATCTGCGAGATCTACACCGACGTCGACGGCATCTTCACGTCGGATCCGCGCATCGTGAAGCGGGCGCGCAAGATCGACCGCATCACGAGCGAGGAGATGCTCGAGCTCGCCGGATCCGGTGCGAAGGTGCTCCACATCCGCGCCGTCGAGTACGCCCGACGCCACAACGTCACCC
This window contains:
- a CDS encoding aspartate kinase; its protein translation is MSLIVQKFGGSSVADAESIKRVAKRIVEAHRAGNEIVVAVSAMGDTTDDLLDLAHEVTPMPAPRELDMLLTAGERISMALLAMSIRSLGYDARSFTGSQAGMITDAQHGAARIVDVTPGRLREALDEGAIAIVAGFQGFSRESRDITTLGRGGSDTTAVALAAALGADICEIYTDVDGIFTSDPRIVKRARKIDRITSEEMLELAGSGAKVLHIRAVEYARRHNVTLHVRSSFNYNEGTIVYDPQSEGEESTMEESIIAGVATDLSQAKITVVGVPDVPGVAAKLFKIVANTNANVDMIVQNVSAASTGRTDISFTLPKDDGQKAITALSNAQDGIGFESLQYDDQIGKLAVVGNAMRTNSGVSATLFEALYEAGINIEMISTSEIRISIVTRADAINDAVRAVHTAFGLDAEDEAVVHGGTGR